The Bemisia tabaci chromosome 8, PGI_BMITA_v3 genome has a segment encoding these proteins:
- the LOC109040937 gene encoding uncharacterized protein, producing MASPAPPSEQLLDDVRRFLRVTLNQELLSPTSEKQRQDLLQRLSTREQSPGSYLDMNCCKKSYNAEISRDFQEFYEAFEPDDLKSARRRSDISFLKSSELHNELNINKDNYVTKNVHRKSLNSVLSSELILGSERLQDRKPSSTSSTTGTNMNGINGLNSPNSVASSVKSDSLSSSTSTIPQESDGERGANSSEVLSISASALKYSAIKHGVLARKERVLKAFEKVRKYWVGVLGHSLYIYTSEKDLRPTTVIDILGYSARPVSVKDPPNSSPKKDYTFEIVCPGKKTYQFIASNWSEMETWILIISQAGNQPTPLPSPTVAPSSNGCFLNERSLPATPVSQFGPEQIYDEPDSKVRPVEKYPLNNHVSPVQWQQYEFMSDDSFYHYIDDTMKENLKNMKNSCLCSQNENYYNNVGEGVRHCMQCDNRSNMYYNMLDPPDSGRKENHLFSCSSLPSIPTEQEAIYDIILDGQKQQINGITDRDKLLNEILNRSKEEPTSKTKPDEQTHERTDSTRSSDGNESDRSSKENADFNVQKSGLLFVNQYGPNRIQDIINRIETTYNNKREPTSPCKREPAPANKRFAKSGCTTTLPKRTTLCRSLDFKSNESIFGSQRSSVVQDQLYEPVQTSSSACPS from the exons ATGTGCGTCGATTTTTACGAGTGACGCTGAATCAAGAGTTATTATCTCCAACTTCCGAGAAACAAAGGCAAGACCTTCTCCAGAGGCTGTCAACCAGAGAACAATCGCCCGGCTCCTACCTGGACATGAACTGttgtaaaaaaa GTTACAACGCGGAGATAAGCCGGGACTTCCAGGAGTTCTACGAGGCGTTCGAGCCGGACGACCTGAAGAGCGCGCGGCGGAGGTCGGACATCTCCTTCCTCAAGTCGAGCGAGCTCCACAACGAACTGAACATAAACAAAGACAACTACGTCACCAAGAACGTCCACCGCAAGAGCCTCAACTCGGTCCTCAGCTCGGAGCTCATCCTCGGCTCGGAGCGGCTCCAGGACCGGAAGCCGAGCTCCACCAGCTCCACGACCGGCACCAACATGAACGGAATCAACGGTCTTAACTCCCCCAACTCGGTGGCCAGCTCCGTCAAATCCGACAGCTTGTCCAGCTCCACGTCGACGATCCCACAGGAATCCGATGGCGAGCGAGGCGCCAACTCCAGCGAG gtgctgtcgaTCTCGGCGTCGGCGCTGAAGTACTCGGCGATCAAGCACGGGGTCCTGGCCCGGAAAGAGCGGGTGCTGAAGGCGTTCGAGAAGGTGCGCAAGTACTGGGTGGGCGTCCTCGGGCACTCGCTCTACATCTACACCAGCGAGAAGGACCTCCGCCCAACCACCGTCATCGACATCCTCGGATACTCGGCCCGGCCCGTCTCCGTCAAGGACCCTCCCAACTCCAGCCCCAAGAAGGACTACACCTTCGAGATTGTCTGCCCTGGCAAAAAGACCTACCAG ttcatAGCAAGTAATTGGTCCGAGATGGAGACGTGGATCCTGATAATATCTCAAGCAGGGAACCAACCAACGCCTCTTCCTAGTCCAACGGTAGCTCCCAGTTCTAACGGCTGCTTCCTGAACGAGAGATCGTTACCTGCCACCCCTGTCAGTCAGTTCGGCCCCGAACAAATCTACGACGAACCCGACTCCAAGGTCAGACCCGTCGAGAAGTACCCACTGAACAATCACGTCAGTCCTGTACAGTGGCAACAGTACGAATTCATGAGTGACGACTCTTTCTACCACTACATCGACGACACTATGAAGGAGAATTTAAAGAACATGAAGAACTCTTGCTTGTGTAGTCAG AATGAAAACTATTACAACAATGTAGGAGAAGGAGTAAGGCATTGCATGCAGTGTGATAATAGGAGTAACATGTACTACAACATGCTAGACCCACCCGACAGTGGACGGAAAGAGAACCACCTTTTCAGCTGTAGTAGTCTTCCAAGCATTCCCACGGAACAGGAGGCAATTTATGACATTATATTAGATG GTCAAAAGCAGCAGATCAACGGGATAACCGACCGGGACAAACTGCTCAACGAGATCCTGAACCGGTCCAAAGAAGAGCCAACCTCGAAAACAAAACCGGACGAACAAACGCACGAAAGAACCGACTCGACGCGATCCAGCGACGGCAACGAATCCGACCGGTCGTCGAAGGAGAACGCCGACTTCAACGTCCAAAAATCCGGTCTCCTCTTCGTGAACCAGTACGGCCCGAACCGGATCCAGGACATCATCAACCGGATCGAGACGACCTACAACAACAAACGGGAGCCGACGTCGCCGTGCAAGCGCGAACCGGCGCCCGCCAACAAACGCTTCGCCAAATCCGGTTGCACGACGACGCTCCCCAAACGCACGACTCTCTGCCGGAGCCTGGATTTCAAGTCCAACGAATCGATTTTCGGATCTCAGAGGAGCTCGGTCGTCCAGGACCAGCTCTACGAACCGGTTCAAACCTCGTCCAGCGCGTGCCCGTCGTAG